One Aigarchaeota archaeon DNA segment encodes these proteins:
- a CDS encoding monomethylamine:corrinoid methyltransferase yields MDLLFNILDKTLTGPPIEKREFEFKLVPKVTREVLKEHGLEKTFDPENPINTDLKLAEQFYKAGYDLALRLGMFCPDTKRRVIFTEEEIKEALKNAPSEVTLGYGKDKVTIRSRKPEDRNPPVAEGSALGMSISEEYFIPLCMAIAQYKVIDIILAPTLDTINGREIRARTPYESIMGMYEARYVKEALRRVGRPGMPLHGVEGAPTEYGYFSGFLWGGFEPDRTIGIALIPEPIMLPYQILHRVVVNHLIGSPLEAGHMLSIGGYFGPPEGAVVGSVAAQILQTASMFPTVVESTILDARYFVNTNRESLWATSTSMQARTIGNKVMNLGITSQVSGPCTDMLLYETATIAIADSVSGVAIEIGTRPAACRYKDYGSALENKFFAEVLKSSAKNLKLTDANEIVKAILPKYEHRIKDPPKGKSFPECTDLRTLQPSKEWLEIYERVWKELEDLGLPRWE; encoded by the coding sequence TTGGATCTACTTTTTAATATTTTGGACAAGACACTTACCGGCCCTCCTATAGAGAAACGCGAGTTTGAGTTCAAGCTCGTTCCGAAGGTGACGCGAGAAGTTCTTAAGGAGCATGGTCTCGAAAAGACGTTTGACCCTGAGAACCCTATAAACACTGACCTGAAGCTCGCAGAACAGTTTTACAAGGCCGGATACGATTTGGCGCTAAGGCTTGGTATGTTCTGCCCTGACACTAAGAGGAGAGTAATTTTCACAGAAGAAGAAATTAAAGAGGCTTTGAAGAACGCTCCGAGCGAGGTTACGCTTGGATACGGTAAAGACAAGGTCACGATAAGGAGTAGGAAGCCCGAGGATAGAAATCCACCGGTTGCTGAAGGGTCGGCTTTGGGCATGTCGATAAGTGAGGAATACTTCATACCGCTTTGTATGGCCATAGCGCAGTACAAGGTTATAGACATCATTCTCGCACCGACGCTGGATACAATAAACGGACGTGAAATTAGAGCAAGGACACCGTATGAGAGCATCATGGGGATGTACGAGGCCAGATATGTCAAGGAGGCTCTGAGGCGTGTCGGAAGACCAGGAATGCCGCTTCATGGTGTTGAAGGAGCTCCAACAGAGTATGGCTACTTCTCGGGTTTCCTTTGGGGTGGGTTCGAGCCTGATAGAACCATCGGCATAGCGCTCATACCCGAGCCGATAATGCTTCCCTATCAGATACTTCATAGAGTCGTTGTCAATCATCTGATAGGCTCACCCCTCGAGGCGGGACATATGTTGAGCATAGGTGGCTACTTTGGCCCACCTGAAGGTGCAGTCGTTGGATCCGTTGCTGCCCAGATTCTTCAGACTGCATCTATGTTTCCGACAGTAGTGGAGAGCACAATACTAGATGCAAGATACTTCGTAAACACAAATAGAGAGAGTCTTTGGGCTACGAGTACAAGCATGCAAGCGAGGACTATCGGCAACAAGGTAATGAACCTTGGCATAACGAGTCAGGTGAGCGGACCATGCACAGATATGCTATTATACGAAACGGCGACGATAGCTATAGCAGACTCGGTTTCGGGCGTCGCGATCGAGATAGGTACGAGACCGGCGGCATGTAGGTACAAGGACTACGGAAGCGCACTAGAAAACAAATTCTTTGCAGAGGTTCTTAAATCATCAGCTAAAAACTTGAAGCTCACGGATGCGAACGAGATAGTAAAGGCGATTTTGCCCAAATATGAGCACAGAATAAAGGATCCTCCAAAAGGAAAAAGCTTCCCAGAGTGCACAGACTTAAGGACACTTCAACCTTCGAAAGAATGGTTGGAAATATACGAAAGAGTCTGGAAGGAACTAGAGGATTTGGGACTTCCTAGGTGGGAGTAA
- a CDS encoding ASKHA domain-containing protein — MVIVNFTPEGKRAEANIGESLLEVARRAGVDLIGPCNGKALCGKCMVRILAGSDSLSAITEDEKVALTPKKLNEGYRLSCRCKILKENEISVFVPSESRSGEYILLVEGWLFEERFDPVIQNVEATLPSKARGVLDEVILPSGMKKRFSLHALQKFSRMADVGVEKKFSLIIYDDEVVDVRESCRPLGFAFDVGTTKVAGYLVDLTNGKTLSTVSDINPQIAYGEDVISRLDYALKEGVKGLQEKIVGCINELMKRACNATGTSVEDVYELVIVGNTIMHHILLCIEPKRLAYFPYTPITRESMCLMAESIGIRANAEARVFMPPLIAGYIGSDVVADIVATNMQEHTSPVILVDIGTNTEIVVKKDERLVACSTASGPAFEGAHITYGMRAVTGAIYRAEVMADGEINYSVIGNVRPRGITGSAVVDIIAGLFTVGLIDKSGRLNMNAGTKRIRMSDRGYPEFVIEYKENTAIGEDITLTQKDIREIQLAKAAIRTGMNILMKKLKVNMSEVERLYVAGTFGFFLNPISAKTIGLYPDVELSRVRIVGNAAGAGARAMLLSKTLRGFAQEVARKIEYVELAAEPEFQKEFIKMMPIPERDVI, encoded by the coding sequence ATGGTCATCGTCAACTTCACACCAGAAGGGAAAAGAGCTGAAGCGAACATAGGCGAATCGTTGCTTGAGGTTGCCCGTAGGGCGGGTGTAGACCTTATAGGGCCTTGTAACGGAAAGGCTCTATGCGGAAAGTGTATGGTTAGGATACTCGCCGGCTCAGACAGCCTGTCTGCCATAACCGAGGATGAAAAAGTAGCGCTCACACCAAAGAAGCTGAATGAGGGTTATAGGCTTTCCTGTAGATGTAAGATATTGAAAGAGAACGAGATATCCGTGTTTGTACCAAGCGAGAGCAGGTCAGGCGAATACATTTTGTTGGTTGAGGGTTGGTTGTTCGAAGAACGGTTTGATCCGGTGATCCAAAACGTTGAAGCCACACTACCCAGCAAGGCGCGAGGTGTACTAGACGAGGTTATACTCCCATCAGGTATGAAAAAGCGATTCAGCCTGCACGCATTACAGAAGTTTTCCCGTATGGCTGACGTAGGTGTTGAGAAAAAGTTCTCGCTCATAATTTACGACGATGAGGTAGTAGATGTACGGGAAAGCTGCAGACCGCTCGGCTTCGCGTTTGACGTGGGTACCACTAAGGTGGCCGGATACCTTGTCGACTTAACAAACGGTAAGACGCTATCCACCGTTTCCGATATCAATCCGCAGATAGCTTATGGTGAAGACGTCATATCTAGACTTGACTATGCCCTTAAAGAGGGCGTTAAGGGATTGCAAGAGAAGATAGTTGGCTGCATAAACGAACTCATGAAGAGAGCATGCAATGCAACTGGAACCAGTGTTGAGGACGTTTACGAGTTAGTGATAGTTGGCAATACCATCATGCACCATATCCTTTTATGTATTGAGCCGAAAAGGTTGGCATACTTTCCATACACACCTATCACGAGAGAATCTATGTGCCTTATGGCCGAAAGTATAGGTATACGTGCGAACGCCGAAGCTAGAGTCTTCATGCCGCCCTTGATTGCGGGATACATAGGTTCAGATGTTGTCGCAGATATCGTGGCAACCAATATGCAGGAACATACGAGTCCTGTAATTTTAGTCGACATAGGTACCAACACAGAGATAGTCGTAAAGAAAGATGAAAGACTCGTTGCGTGCTCGACCGCATCCGGGCCTGCGTTCGAGGGTGCGCATATAACCTACGGAATGCGAGCCGTCACAGGCGCGATATACAGGGCGGAGGTGATGGCGGACGGCGAGATAAACTATAGTGTTATAGGTAACGTAAGACCGAGAGGTATAACTGGTTCAGCCGTCGTTGACATAATCGCCGGTCTATTCACGGTAGGTCTGATCGACAAGTCAGGGAGACTGAACATGAACGCAGGCACAAAACGTATAAGGATGAGCGATAGAGGTTATCCGGAGTTTGTCATAGAATACAAAGAGAATACGGCAATCGGTGAGGATATAACGTTGACACAAAAAGACATCAGGGAAATACAGCTAGCAAAGGCAGCAATAAGGACCGGCATGAACATTTTGATGAAGAAGCTTAAGGTAAATATGTCTGAAGTTGAAAGACTTTATGTTGCCGGTACCTTTGGCTTCTTCCTTAACCCTATATCGGCAAAAACTATAGGATTGTATCCCGACGTAGAATTGAGCAGGGTAAGGATTGTCGGAAACGCTGCCGGCGCAGGTGCAAGGGCCATGCTCCTCTCAAAGACTCTGAGAGGTTTTGCACAAGAGGTTGCTAGAAAAATAGAATACGTGGAGTTAGCAGCCGAGCCGGAATTCCAAAAGGAATTCATAAAAATGATGCCCATCCCCGAGAGGGACGTGATTTAA
- a CDS encoding corrinoid protein produces MENNLVKEQLMRLRETILNGDASAAAEAAAALKEKGLLPLEIVNQAIKPAMDEIGKKYERLEAFLPDLVLAGEAAQEALKVILPKEGEESFIKGKVVIGTIYGDIHDIGKNIVAAILSANGYKIIDLGNDVPPERYVETAKKEGAHIIGISCLLTPSMYYMKDVIKKLKEENIREKFYVIIGGAAVYPEWAREIEADGWAKDAERAVQLCDILIEKGKSVPKPVILGEWR; encoded by the coding sequence ATGGAGAACAATTTGGTTAAGGAGCAACTAATGAGACTTAGGGAGACCATACTCAACGGTGATGCGAGTGCTGCAGCTGAAGCAGCAGCTGCCTTAAAGGAGAAGGGACTTCTGCCCCTAGAGATCGTCAACCAGGCAATCAAGCCGGCGATGGATGAGATTGGTAAAAAGTATGAAAGGCTGGAGGCCTTTCTTCCTGACCTCGTCTTAGCCGGTGAGGCAGCTCAAGAGGCGTTGAAAGTCATATTACCAAAAGAGGGGGAAGAATCTTTCATTAAAGGCAAGGTAGTCATCGGAACTATATACGGCGACATACATGATATAGGAAAGAACATCGTGGCAGCAATCCTGAGTGCCAACGGTTACAAGATAATTGACTTAGGTAACGACGTACCGCCTGAAAGATACGTCGAAACGGCAAAAAAGGAGGGCGCGCATATTATAGGCATATCCTGCCTCCTGACACCATCCATGTACTATATGAAGGATGTAATTAAGAAGTTAAAAGAGGAAAACATAAGGGAGAAGTTTTATGTGATCATCGGTGGAGCGGCGGTCTATCCTGAGTGGGCTAGGGAAATCGAGGCCGACGGATGGGCCAAGGATGCTGAAAGGGCTGTCCAGCTTTGCGATATTTTAATCGAGAAGGGCAAGAGCGTTCCTAAGCCCGTCATCTTGGGCGAGTGGCGTTAA